CACAGTGACCCCCCCAGCGCTGACCCCGCTCCCGCAGCGCGGCCATGGGCGAGTGGGGCTTCTTGAGCTCGCTGCTGGACGCGGTGCAGGAGCACTCGCCCATGGTGGGGCGCTTCTGGCTGGTGGTGATGCTCCTGTTCCGCATCCTGGTCCTGGCCACCGTGGGCAGCGACGTCTTCGAGGACGAGCAGGAGGAATTTGTCTGCAACACCCAGCAGCCGGGCTGCAAACCCGTCTGCTACGACGCCGCCTTCCCCATCTCCCACTACCGCTTCCTCGTCTTCCACGTCGTCGTGCTCTCGGCTCCCGCCGCtctcttcgtcatcttcgccgtGCACCAGGCGGCCAAACCAGAGCATGGGGGAGCCCAGGGCCAGCGCGCCCGCCGCCTCCAGCCCTTCTACGTGGGCAGCGTGGTGGCGCGCATCGCGGCCGAGCTGGGCTTCTTGCTGGGGCAGGCGCTGCTCTACGGTTTCAGGGTGCAGCCGCTCTTCGTGTGCCGCCGCCGGCCCTGCCCGCACCGCGTCGACTGCTTCGTTTCCCGCCCCACCGAGAAAACCGTCTTCATCCACTTCTACTTCGTGGTGGGGCTGGTGTCGGCGCTGCTCAGCCTGGCCGAGCTCGCCCACCTCCTGCGCAAGGGTCCCCCCGCGGCGCGGGGCGCCGGGTGCTGCCACCGCCCGCGGGAGCGGGGACCGGCCCCGGGGCAgccggcgggggcggcggagGAGCCGTGTCACCCCAAGGCCACCCCAGCGCGGGGGGACCTGACGGTGTAGCCATGGCCGCAGCGAGCTGTGGCCGTTGTCACCGCGCGGTGCCGCGGTTCCTGCTGTGGGCGGCGGATGGGCCTCACCCGCGGCTGCTGGAAAAACAACACAGACAAACGGAAAACAAGCAGGGCCCATCCCTGACCCCGCGCTGTCCCCACAGCCAGCACGGGGGGGACACAGCTGCTCCCAGACCCGGGGGTGCCACCAATTCATCAGGGCTCTGGCACAGGGGGATGCGGCCATAGCATCCaggctggggagggcagagctttgtgggtgctggggggaacCCCAACCCAGCCTTTGGGGATGGTAGAGACAGCGACAACACATGGGGGGGGGTCTCGGGTGCCTCCCTGCAGCAAAGCCCCCCCCCCCATGCCTTGAGGTGCCCCCCGGGTGTCCCCACAGCAAGAACGAGCCGGGCGCTAGAATAAATAAACTTTATTCTGGAGccagcccccccatccccccgtcccccccgtgcccgccgggccgggcccccccaaacccccttcctGCAGGCGCGAGGCCGGGGCCGAAATCACCGcgcgtccccgcagccccggcggggGGGGCCAGGGCAGGGCCCCCAGCGCCCCCCGACTCTAAAACCACTAAaatctcaacaacaacaaaaaaatttaataataataaatcgtGTGCCCCCCCCATTCCCGCCCCTCCCTCCACGCCCTCCCCCCCGGCAGCACCACCGTGCCCCCTCCACCTGCACAGGCCTAAAAACCCCTCCAAACTTTTACAAAGGTTTTAAAACGTATTTATAGATATTtatagatatttatatatatatactttgctttctttctcttttaaatgACTCTGCTCCCTCGGCGTGCGGGGTCTGGCCGGGTCCTCCCGGTCGGGGGGGGGTTGGCTCGGTGGTCGCGATCCCGtgtgtgctggtgctggtggggccgggggggtccccacggccgAGGCCGCCGCGCCCCTGAAATGTGACTCAACCAACGCACTTcgcccggggctgcggggggtccgggggttccccacgggggggtcctggggctgcGCCGGCGAGGAGTCCGCCccggggggggagctggggcgcagggtgtcccccccaccccgtgtGCCGGGCTGTGTCCTGGTGCACGCCGGGCGCGGGTCACGGCGAGTGCGTGGCCGGGCTGCTGCGGTTGGAGCTGGGCgagaggctggggctgcagctgcccgGGGGGGGCCCCAGGCTGCCTGCGCGGGGGCCGCCCGGCTGCCCCCCCAGTGTGTCCATACCCTCCGAGTTTTCCAGCATCTCCTGGATGAGCGGCGGCATCGAGCCCGGGATCTCCATCTTCAGCGTGATCACCCGCTCGGCGCCTGCGGGAAGGGTGGAGGGGTCAGCGGGGCATCCCCAAATgaggccccccccccccgccctcccaaACCAGCCACCCCCATTGCTCATCGCTGGGTGCTGAGGACAAGGGACACGGTCCTCAGCGTCCCTGGAGCTCGGTACCCCCTCCCGCATCCCCTCCGGAGGATGCCGTGCCCTGGGGAAGGATGAGGGAGCTTGACCCCCCACCAGGGATGCTCCAGGGGACACGGAGccgtttccccccctcccccagagCTCACCCTTGGCGCTGATGCTGCGCAGATCCGTGATCTTCATCAGCATCTTGGGGAACATGTGGGGCCTGTTGGGCCTCCTCTTCCTCACGTAGACCTTCAGCGCCTCCAGCAGCGGCTCCTGCAGCTTGTCCACTCTGTCGGGCTGCTCCAGGTCCTGGCGGTCTGCGGTTTGCAAGGAGGGGACACGGCGGTTACGGAGGGCACCGCAGGTCCCGTCATCACGGACACAGCCCAGCTCCAGGTGGCACAACTTGGGGATGGGGGCCATGGGCCGCTCGGGAGGGTCCccgcaccccgtgtccccccagcacccacctccaCAGATGAGGCAGATGGCGCTGAGCAGCCCCGTCTCCGCGTCGTCCATCTCCAGCGGCAGCAGCTGGTTGGCGAAGGCGAACACCAGGTCAGTGAGCGGCCCGAAGCCGGCGTTGTGCATCTGCGTGCGGTTCAGCGTCAGCCCGTCCGAGAAGGTCATGGTGTCCTGCTCCGGCGTGTAGCGCGTGCAGATccgcaggatctggggatgcgaAAAGGGGGCGCTCAGCCCGgtgtccccttccctcccctgtcCCCTCGCCCTTGTCCCCGCTCTCACCAGGATGTCGAGGCAGGCGGCTTTGAGGAGGGTGATCTGGTCGGCGATGGTGAGCGTGGTGAAGCCGGGGAGCTGCTTGGCAAACTCCACCGTCTTGATGATGCACTTGGTGGACAACTCGCTGAACTTGTCCCACAGGTCGATGTCCAGCGAGACTCGCTGCTCCGAGCTGTTTTTCTACAGCGGAATTTCGGGGGGGGGAGAGGTGATGAAACGGAGCCATAGGGAGGTGGCCACACTCCCCAattccccccctgggaccccaaaaaactcACCGTAGTGTATTTGCCGAGCTGGCAGAGCGCGGGGAAGGTCTCCTGGTGGGCTTTGCGCACCTTCTCGATGAGCTCCTCCACCTCGGGCGTGACGATGTAGCTCTCCGAGCACTCCGGCTTGGGCACGTCCTTCTTCTTCTTGTTCCGGTCATTGCGGACGGCTGCGGGGACAACGCGGTCATTGTCACCGGCCCCACTGCcacccagcccctgtccccccccagggcGGGATGAGGACCCTGCCACCAGCCACGGTGACAAATGGCCTGCAGAGATTTATGAtaaccccaccccccaccccaagtTTTAAGATGCAACTCGGGGTGACAGCGCTCCTGGGGGGACACAAGGCACCTTGGCGATGGGGACGGTGCTCAGCTCTGCGCTGCAAACCGACAGAGCAGGATAAACCCCAGGGAGAGAAAATGGCAGCTGAGCACCGTGTTcatcacggggacatggggacgtcccCGAGGTGGCAGCGAtatgggccacatcagccttcgGACCCCCCATAAGCGAGCTGCTGAGCCCCCCCGGCGCTACTCAGCCCCCCAGCACCCGTCAGCACCATCCTGGGGGTCCCCCAAGGGTGGGCGGATGGGGCAGAACTCGGGGTGGCAGCTGCGCCCCGGGAGCCACCGCCTGCGGTCACGCAGCCCCGGCCACAGCGGGTGCAGCGGGCACCGCGACGATGGGCACGGAGACACCGCGAGGCCTCGGCGCCATTTATCTCCGACATCATCCATCACGCGTTGCCGGGGCAACGGGAAAGCTGTGACACAACCCCAGGGGGACCCTCCATCCCCTCCAACCAACGCGCCTGGagcccccagtgcaccccagcagggcgtcctgtccccatccctgtccccatcccgtccccatccctgtccccatccctgtccccatttcgtccccatcctgtccccatctctgtccccatgctgtccccatcccgtcatcatccttgtccccatcccgtccccatccctgtccccatccctgtcaccatccctgtccccatccctgtccccatcctgtcgccatccctgtccccacccctgtccccatcctgttgccatccctgtccccacccctgtccccatccctgtccccatcctgtccccatccctgtccccatcccgtccccattcctgtccccatccctgtccccatccctgtctccatcctgtccccattcctgtccccatcccgtccccatccctgtccccatcccgtccccattcctgtccccatctcgtccccatccctgtccccatctcatccccatcctgtccccatccctatcccgtccccattcctgtccccacctcgtccccatcccatccccagccctgtccccatccctgcccccattccgtccccatccctgtccccatcccatccccatcccatccccatcctgtccccatcccatccccattccGTCCCCGTCCGCACTCACACTCCTTGGACATGCCGACTTCGAAGCACTTCTGGAGGCGGCAGTACTGGCACCGGTTGCGcgtcaccttgttgatgatgcaGTTCTTGTCCCGGTGGCACGTGTACACCATGTTCTTCTGGATGCTGCGGCGGAAGaaaccctggggaccccccccaaagtcCCATCAGCGCCCGGcctggggaccacggggaccGTCCCCACCGCGGCGCGTGACGCCGGCAGCTCTCACCTTGCAGCCCTCGCAGGCGCTGACCCCGTAGTGGTACCCGGAGGACTTGTCCTGGCAGACGAAACAGGGCTTGTAGATACGGGGCaggggggggggcgagggggggcTGGGCACGATCTCCTCCGAGCTGGTGCTCTGCGTCTCGACGGCTGCGGGGAGAACAGCGGTGCTCATGGAGAACCCCCCCCAAAAGGTAGGGCCGGACCCCCATCCCGCACCCCCCCCGACGGCGCCGGACCCACGgccgctgcccccccaccccggtgCTGCCCACCCCACCCGGGGCTGGTGGGGAGAGGCCGTGAGGCGGGAAGATGCAAGTTGACATTTCCAGGCCACGGAGCCGACGTGGAATCCAGGCCGACAAAACAGACATtgaataaagaaaaggaaaagaagacaaaaaaggcGGAATCCCAggagcacccccccccccccccgccttggaCGGCGTCGGCGCCGCGCACCCGCTCGTGtgggcacacgcgtgtgcacggcCCCGGGGGACTGCCTGCTGCACCCAGCaccccagggacaaagcagggcCCCTCGGGAGGGGACAGGGTTGGTGGCACCGCCGGCACCCCAAGGGACATCCCCGCACCCCCGCTTCGGCCACCGCATGCACAACGGCCCCGccagtgcaccccaaaatcccacgAGGTGCGTCCGCATCCCCCGTCCCCCTACAAAGGGCTCAAGCCCCCCgtgcccagccctgtccccccgcCCCGGCGCAGTCCCAGCCGCAGGGGGGCGCAGCGCGGTTGGGGCGCCAGCCCCCGTTGTGGGGTGCAGCCAGGCAGGGGTTAAGTGCTCCCCGGCTCCTCCGGGATGTTTGTGAATGTTTTTGTGCAGCGGAGCCAAGCGAACCAGTTAAACAGGATATTAAAGCCCGGCCCGGCGGGGGAGCCTGCCCCCCCCACCCAACCACCACGACACCAGCCCCTGCGCCCCAAAAAGGGCCCCTGAAAAGGGCCCTGGGGATGGGgtgctgcgggggggggggggggggggcgctctGGCCAGGGGCACCCACCCCAGGGCTGAGCCCAGGGGTCCCATGGGGGCGGTGGGGCTTGGGGGGTGATGGATGAGGGatgaggggtgggggggtccccggcATGAGGTCCCCAGATGAGGCCAGggagtggggacaatggggacaaagCCACACTTGGCCCCttgaggatggggatgggtgaGGGTGCAGGGGGGGGAACCAAGGGTGgagagggggatatgggggtgtagggggggatatggggtgcGGGGTGGGGGGTATACAAGCGTGTGGGGCGGGAGGCGAGCGAGCCGGGCAGCACTTCCCAGGGCGGCACTGAATAAATCAGCGCTGCCACTCGAGGGAGCGGAGCCATTAAAGTGACGGAGAGAACGTCGTCTATAATTTATCGCCTCTTTTATATAATTTAAGAACTTCCTCGTGGAGAGCTGCACTCGCAAAATGCAGATTTGACAACATTTTGATGcgctggggttggggggggtggggatgggatgCGGTTTCTCCCCACCCGCGCCGGCGCACGCTGGTGTCCCCGGCTGCGCCAGCGCCACGGGAATCCCCCGGCACCGCAACCACCGCCACGGGACCGCGGTGCCACCGGAGGGGGGACAGGGCACAGCTGTAGGGCTGGccagcccccccgcgcccctcactGCGGCATCAGGGGAGTGTGCGGAGCAGCACCCGAAGGTGCTGAGCGCCCACCATggtgcaatccccccaccccgctcctgtggggctgggtgcaggaggggCCAgccggggacaccagggacccaggcgtccgggcttgCTCCCCTCCCCCAACCCCATCTCCTCCTGGAGCAGGAGGGGCCcaggcgtgtgtgtgtgtgtcgtcCCCCCCGTTCCGAGGAGCCCCAGCTGCAAACCAGATGCTGCGGCTCCGCCAGCATCCGCCAGCATCCCCGGGCCAacgcgccgcccccgcccgcggccccgccggccgcTTCCTGCCTGCGCCAAGGGACCCCGGGGCACCCCGACACCCAAAAACCCGCCCCGGCGTGGGAAAGCGCCCGCGGGGCCCCACCGTGTGCCGAGGgtgcggggaacccaggcgtccaggCTGCCGCCACCCTCACCACCAAGGCCACCGCGCCCTGACCGGAGCTGGGGATGGGACACAgcaggggacaaggagggggacacggggggcagcATGGGGTGCTGTGCCGGGTGGGACAGCCCCATGCGTGGGACAGCCCCACGGAGGGTGGGCACCCACACAGGGCTTTGCTGCGGGTGAGGATTCCACGtgccccaaattcctgcaccacCACGGGAGCTgcggggaaaagggggtcccgggaGCGATGGAGTCGGAGCCCAGAGCCATGGGGGTGCGCGGGGGTGCCCACATGCCGCTGGTCCCCATGGGGCACCCTGCCCggtggatctgggggtcctgTCCCTGCCAGCACCCTGACCCACCCATCTGCCACCAACCCGTGCCACAGCACCGTGCTGGTACGTGCCACTGCGGTGACAGAGCGCGGCCAACAcaaggggatggtggggacacccTGTGTACACACACAAGCCCCTGAGACCCTCACAGCACCCCACAAAACTACCAGCAGCACGTGGACCCACGCAGCACAGGGGACCCACAGCCTCAGTGGGCTCCTGCAAGCCCTTGGCAACCAcctcgtgcctcagtttccccagctgcgGCATGGCGGTGGCCCCAGGGCCCGGGGAGTGGCTCTGCCCCCACGCCAGCAAGACGGCGTCCCTGGCAGCGCCAGCGCCGGGCCAGCAGCCAGCACCCCACGGCCAGCCCCACCGGGCACCGCCAAGCCGCGGCCACAGCCGtctctggggaaac
Above is a window of Patagioenas fasciata isolate bPatFas1 chromosome 22, bPatFas1.hap1, whole genome shotgun sequence DNA encoding:
- the GJD3 gene encoding gap junction delta-3 protein, translating into MGEWGFLSSLLDAVQEHSPMVGRFWLVVMLLFRILVLATVGSDVFEDEQEEFVCNTQQPGCKPVCYDAAFPISHYRFLVFHVVVLSAPAALFVIFAVHQAAKPEHGGAQGQRARRLQPFYVGSVVARIAAELGFLLGQALLYGFRVQPLFVCRRRPCPHRVDCFVSRPTEKTVFIHFYFVVGLVSALLSLAELAHLLRKGPPAARGAGCCHRPRERGPAPGQPAGAAEEPCHPKATPARGDLTV
- the RARA gene encoding retinoic acid receptor alpha isoform X1, with amino-acid sequence MRPGRRAAPGPGQPPAPRGRGRCRPSRRGGGGGGGGGRGGPAARSGLRLWGGGWCREGPGLPEPQSRRGCAFLPSPSSSSSSSSSSSSSSFSPRRRLPGRGAERRGPAPRPWQRGPGRPGGPAAAGGAADLPGPPPPPDRGSRPRRPRAMYEGAAVAGLPPGPFLRMDFYGPGRGCLLPERGPPAPRGAPRRPPPWSSSGRSVETQSTSSEEIVPSPPSPPPLPRIYKPCFVCQDKSSGYHYGVSACEGCKGFFRRSIQKNMVYTCHRDKNCIINKVTRNRCQYCRLQKCFEVGMSKESVRNDRNKKKKDVPKPECSESYIVTPEVEELIEKVRKAHQETFPALCQLGKYTTKNSSEQRVSLDIDLWDKFSELSTKCIIKTVEFAKQLPGFTTLTIADQITLLKAACLDILILRICTRYTPEQDTMTFSDGLTLNRTQMHNAGFGPLTDLVFAFANQLLPLEMDDAETGLLSAICLICGDRQDLEQPDRVDKLQEPLLEALKVYVRKRRPNRPHMFPKMLMKITDLRSISAKGAERVITLKMEIPGSMPPLIQEMLENSEGMDTLGGQPGGPRAGSLGPPPGSCSPSLSPSSNRSSPATHSP
- the RARA gene encoding retinoic acid receptor alpha isoform X2 translates to MASNSSSCPTPGGAHLNGYPVSPYAFFFPHMLGGLSPPSTLAGIQHQLPVSGYSTPSPATVETQSTSSEEIVPSPPSPPPLPRIYKPCFVCQDKSSGYHYGVSACEGCKGFFRRSIQKNMVYTCHRDKNCIINKVTRNRCQYCRLQKCFEVGMSKESVRNDRNKKKKDVPKPECSESYIVTPEVEELIEKVRKAHQETFPALCQLGKYTTKNSSEQRVSLDIDLWDKFSELSTKCIIKTVEFAKQLPGFTTLTIADQITLLKAACLDILILRICTRYTPEQDTMTFSDGLTLNRTQMHNAGFGPLTDLVFAFANQLLPLEMDDAETGLLSAICLICGDRQDLEQPDRVDKLQEPLLEALKVYVRKRRPNRPHMFPKMLMKITDLRSISAKGAERVITLKMEIPGSMPPLIQEMLENSEGMDTLGGQPGGPRAGSLGPPPGSCSPSLSPSSNRSSPATHSP